A segment of the Pyruvatibacter sp. genome:
ACCCGCCTGCCCGTTGGACGAAGCGGTTGTTAACACATTTTGGGCCATGCTGTTCAACGTGCTGTGGACACCGCGCCTGCAGCATTGTTTGCACATATGCGATGGAGCCCGCACCCGTGATCCCGCCTGCAGATATATCATGCCGCCAGGCTGAGCGTTCTCAACTGGGCTACTTCGTCCAGAATATGTCGCCGACAGCCTATATGGTGCCGATGCTGATGTGCGGTGTGGCGGGCATTTTGATGTTCTGGGCACCCCCCTGGGCTGCTCTGGTCTGGGCGCTGGCGGCGGTAAGCAGCTACCTGGCCTTCTATTTTACGTGCAAACGCTTCAACCCGGCCAAGGCGACACAAACGCAGTTTGACCAGTGGGCGCGGCGTGTGGCCGTGCTCAACACCATTTCAGAAGCCGTTTGGGCCTCGATGGTTATCTGGTTCTGGGTGCCGGGAGATGTGTTGAACAATGCATTCTTGCTGGGTGTTATGGCGGCGCATCTGGCGATGGCGATCGGGCATTCATCCATTTATCTGCCCCTGCTCTATTCGTCGCTGTTCGTGCCCGCAGCCGCTCTGGTCTTGCGTCCGCTTTCAACCGGCGACCCGATGCTGATGTCCGTCGGCGCTGTGGCCGCGCTGTATACGTACTTTTTGCTGATGATGGGCAAAGGCATCAACCGCACGTCAACGGCCATGCTGGCACTGCGCGATGAAAAAGACGCGCTTATCCACAAGCTGGAGACAGAAAAGGTTGTTGCCGAGGAAGAACGCTCCAGGGCCGAGGAAGCAAGCCAGACCAAGTCTGCCTTTCTCGCCAGCATCAGTCATGAGCTACGTACGCCTCTCAACGCCATCATTGGCTTTTCAGATGTCATGCGGGCTGAAACATTCGGCGCGCTTGGTCATGACAACTACAAGCAGTATGCGGATGATATTCATGGCAGTGGCCGTCATCTGCTGTCGCTGATTGACGACATTCTTGATCTGGCCCGCATCGAGGCGGGGCGCCTTGAGCTTGACGAAGAGCCTGTTGACCTTGGCGAGATCGCCCAGGAATGCCTGCGCATGATCGAGATTTCAGCCACCAATCGCGGCATCAAGCTGCGGGCGGATATGCCAAAGCACGCGCCGCGTATTCTGGCGGACAACCGGGCGGTGCGGCAGTTGTGGCTCAACCTTGCGTCCAACGCGCTCAAGTTCACTGATACAGGCGGGCAGATCACCCTGTTTGCCAATATCACTGAAACCGGAACCATCCGGTTCGGTGTGGATGATACCGGCTGCGGCATGGATGCGGATGAACTGGCGAAGGTCATGGATGCCTTCACCCAGGGCAACTCGCGGTCGCGCACCGGCGAACGGGGCACCGGCCTTGGGCTGGCCATCGTCAGCGGGCTTGTACAGGCCCATGGGGGCGAAATCACGCTTGAAAGCGCCGTTGGCAGAGGGACGCGGGCTACCGTCACCCTGCCCCGTGCGCGGCTGATCATCAATGAACTGGCACCGTTGCGGACTATTGCCTGATCCGGTGAAGGCCGCCAGATGCACAACAAAAAACGGCCGCTCCGACTTAGGAGCGGCCGTTCTTGTGTTTGGTCTGCCTTGTGTTTGGTCTGCTGTACGCCGTTAGGCAGCGTCGGCGTAGCGCTTGAGGTGATAATCGACGTTGCCAAGCTGGGTGTCGATCATGGTCAGGCGCTTGAAGTAATGGCCGACACGCAGTTCATCGGTCATGCCCATGCCGCCGTGTAGCTGCACAGCCTGCTGGCCGACAAAGCGCCCGGCTTTACCGATCTGCACTTTGGCGGCAGACGCAGCCTTCTTTCGCTCAACATCGTCTTCGTCGAGTTTCAGGTTCACCATGTAGCTGATGGAAACTGACTGCTCATGATTCATGAACATGTCCACCATGCGGTGCTGCAGCACCTGGAACTTGCCGATGGGCACACCAAACTGCTTGCGG
Coding sequences within it:
- a CDS encoding HAMP domain-containing sensor histidine kinase — translated: MIPPADISCRQAERSQLGYFVQNMSPTAYMVPMLMCGVAGILMFWAPPWAALVWALAAVSSYLAFYFTCKRFNPAKATQTQFDQWARRVAVLNTISEAVWASMVIWFWVPGDVLNNAFLLGVMAAHLAMAIGHSSIYLPLLYSSLFVPAAALVLRPLSTGDPMLMSVGAVAALYTYFLLMMGKGINRTSTAMLALRDEKDALIHKLETEKVVAEEERSRAEEASQTKSAFLASISHELRTPLNAIIGFSDVMRAETFGALGHDNYKQYADDIHGSGRHLLSLIDDILDLARIEAGRLELDEEPVDLGEIAQECLRMIEISATNRGIKLRADMPKHAPRILADNRAVRQLWLNLASNALKFTDTGGQITLFANITETGTIRFGVDDTGCGMDADELAKVMDAFTQGNSRSRTGERGTGLGLAIVSGLVQAHGGEITLESAVGRGTRATVTLPRARLIINELAPLRTIA